From Sus scrofa isolate TJ Tabasco breed Duroc chromosome 18, Sscrofa11.1, whole genome shotgun sequence, a single genomic window includes:
- the FAM3C gene encoding protein FAM3C, producing the protein MRVAGAAKLVVAVAVFLLTFYVISQVFEIKMDASLGNLFARSALDTAARPTKPPRYKCGISKACPEKHFAFKMASGAANVVGPKICLEDNVLMSGVKNNVGRGINVALVNGKTGELLDTRYFDMWGGNVAPFIEFLKSIQDGTIVLMGTYDDGATKLNDEARRLIAELGSTSIINLGFRDNWVFCGGKGIKTKSPFEQHIKNNKDTNKYEGWPEVVEMEGCIPQKQD; encoded by the exons GTGCTGCAAAGTTGGTGGTAGCTGTGGCAGTATTTTTACTGACATTCTATGTTATATCTcaagtatttgaaataaaaatggatgCAAGTTTAGGAAATCTATttg caagGTCAGCCTTGGACACAGCTGCACGTC ctACAAAACCTCCCAGATATAAATGTGGGATCTCAAAAGCTTGCCCTGAGAagcattttgcttttaaaatggcAAGTGGAGCAGCCAATGTGGTGGGACCCAAAATCTGCCTGGAAGACAATGT TTTAATGAGTGGTGTTAAGAATAATGTTGGAAGAGGGATCAATGTTGCCTTGGTAAATG GGAAAACAGGAGAACTATTAGACACCAGATATTTCGACATGTGGGGAGGAA atgtGGCTCCGTTTATTGAGTTTCTTAAGTCCATACAAGATGGAACAATAGTCTTAATGGGAACATACGATGATGGAGCAACCAA ACTCAATGATGAAGCAAGGCGGCTCATTGCTGAATTGGGGAGTACATCCATTATTAATCTTGGTTTCAGAGACAACTGGGTCTTCTGTGGTGGGAAAGGCATTAAGACAAAAAGCCCTTTTGAACAG CACATAAAGAACAATAAGGACACAAACAAATATGAAGGATGGCCTGAAGTTGTGGAAATGGAAGGATGCATCCCCCAGAAGCAAGACTGA